TAACGGAACCTCGGTCAACCCTGAAAGCTCGTCTAGCTCCGGCAGCGGAGGCACATCGAGTTCGTCGAGTTCCTCCAGCGGCGGCAGTTCGTCAGGCAGCAGCTCAAGCGGCTCTTCGAGTTCGGGGGGATCCTCCAGCGGATCGAGCAGTTCAAGCAGCGGGGGCTCCTCCGGCATTTGCGCGGAAATGGAAGTGACCACGCCTTCTCCCGATCTCGAATCGTCCTGTTCGGGAAACCAGACCTGCAGCGTCGACGCCGCGAGGATTGACCTCAACGACGATGAGATCTTTCCTCCGGACGATTTCAACAATCATCCGTTCACCAAGTCGGAACAAGTCGACCTGAAATTGGGACTGAACGTCTTGAGGGTGTGGATCTCCGGCAATAAAGGGGACTCGCTCTTAGTGAAGATCTTCGATTGCACGAAAGAACCGCGCGAACTTCTCTACCGGAGAACGTTTGCCGGGCACTCGGATACCACGGACACGTTCGCGAGGCCGTAAAAGTATATAGCTAGCTTAGAGCCGCGGGATCGAGCTTCACCAGCTCGATCCGCAGTTTCTGGGCAAAATCGAAAATTCGTTGGTCCCGATAAAATTCTCCGAGCATGAATCTTGGCGAGAAGCGCGATATAAGAAAAACCTAACGCATTGTGATGCAAGGCGGCGTGGATCGGTTGACAACGCTATAGAATTGGCGGATAAATTTATAGCATGGTAAATAGACTTGTTAAACCTATAATATCAAACAGTTTTTTCTTATTCGGGGCACGCGGAACCGGCAAATCAACTTTTGTAAAAAGCTACCTCCCACGCAAAAGTTATTATCTTGATTTGCTCGACGACGAAACTTTCGATCGCCTAATGCTCGAACCGGAAATGATCGAGGATCTTTGTTCTGAAAAAAAATACGAGTGGATTATTCTGGATGAAATCCAGAGACTTCCCAAGCTACTCAATATTGTCCATCGAATGATTGAAAAATATCATCAAAAATTCGCTCTTACAGGGAGCAGCAGCCGAAAACTCAAAAGAGGAGGTGCAAATCTGTTGGCAGGGCGTGCCTTTGTAAATATTTTATTTCCTTTTACGTATTTAGAAATCCAGAATCAATTTGATATCGATCATGCATTACATTGGGGGACTCTTCCGAAGATTCTCAGTTTATCATCGGACGCTGAAAGGAAGGCTTACCTTCGATCCTATTGTCTCACCTATATCAAAGAAGAGATCCAGGCCGAGCAAATTGTAAGAAACTTGGAGCCTTTTCGAGAATTCTTAACGGTCGCAGCCCAATCCTCAGGAAACATCATCAACTATTCTTCGGTTTCACGGGATGTAGGAGTTCAGGTTCCGACCGTGCAAAGTTACTTTCAAATCTTGGAAGAAACTTATCTCGGTCTTATCTTACCGCACTACCACCGATCGGTGCGTAAGAGCCAGATTCAATCCCCAAAATTTTATTTTTTTGATAACGGTGTAAAAAAAGCCTTAGAGGCATCGTTGGATTCCAAACCTGTGGAGGGAACATCCCAGTTTGGAGATCTGTTTGAGTCTTTTGTCATTCAAGAGATCCATCGATTGAATGAATATTTTCAAAGAGATTTTCGATTGTCCTTCTTTCAAACGAAACATGGAGCCGAAGTCGATCTCGTTCTTTCGAAGGGACGGCAGGTTATCCTCGTCGAAATCAAATCTACGAAGCGGGTGGACGAAATTGAGGTTCGAAAACTTGCGAGGATCGCTCACGATTTTGGAGATCAAACTCGATCCTTCTATCTAAGTCGAGATAAATTTCAGAGAATTGTGGATGGAGTGGAATGCTGGTTTTGGTCTGATTTTCCGAAAAACTTTTTCGGTGCCTCTTCGATGGAAAGGTTCGGATGATATACTTTTCTCTTGACCGCTCGATATAGGAAGGCAATCGGTGTTTGCGAATCTCAAAATATTTTTTGATTCAAGGCCGGACGTCGCCATTGTACTGTTCGTTTTACTATTCAGCATTGGCGCGATCTATCTAGTAAACCGACAGAATAGATCAGGATGAGAGTTCAGTTCAGAGCCGCAGGATCGAGCTTCACCAGCTCGATCCGCAGTTTCTGGGCAAAATCGAAAATTCGCTGGTCCCGATAAAATTCGCCGAAACAGATCCGCGTGATCCCCGCGTTCGCGATCATCTTAAAGCAGGGCCAACAAGGACTCGCCGTCACGTAGATCGTTCCGTTCGAAATGTTCACGCCGTTCCGTGCGGCTTGAATGATCGCGTTCGCTTCGGCGTGAATCGTCGCCACGCAATGATCGTTCTCCATCATGTGACCGGCTTCGGAGCAGTGACGTAAACCCCGGATGGAACCGTTGTATCCCGTGGACAAAATCATCTTGTCCCGCACGATGACGGAGCCTACGAATTTCCGGTCGCACGTCGAACGGCTGGAGACCTCCACCGCTATCTTCATAAAATATTCATCCCAAGATCGGCGCGCCATCAGTGAATCACCCCCAATTTTTTCCCGACTTGCCTGAAGGCCGCCAGGGCCTCGTCGAAATCTTTCTTTTCATGCGCGGCGGAAATCTGAATTCGAAGGCGAGCCTCCCCCTTGGGCACGACCGGAAATCCGAAGCCGGTGACGAATACGCCCTCCTGAAGAAGTTGTTCGCTCATTTTAATGGCGAACGAAGTCTCGCCCACGATTATGGGAACGATCGGCGTCTCCCCTTCCAATGGCTTGAATCCGGCCTCTTTCACCGCTTTTCGAAAATACACCGTGTTCTCTCGAAGTTTTTGGACCC
This Bdellovibrionota bacterium DNA region includes the following protein-coding sequences:
- a CDS encoding cytidine/deoxycytidylate deaminase family protein, with the translated sequence MMARRSWDEYFMKIAVEVSSRSTCDRKFVGSVIVRDKMILSTGYNGSIRGLRHCSEAGHMMENDHCVATIHAEANAIIQAARNGVNISNGTIYVTASPCWPCFKMIANAGITRICFGEFYRDQRIFDFAQKLRIELVKLDPAALN
- a CDS encoding ATP-binding protein → MVNRLVKPIISNSFFLFGARGTGKSTFVKSYLPRKSYYLDLLDDETFDRLMLEPEMIEDLCSEKKYEWIILDEIQRLPKLLNIVHRMIEKYHQKFALTGSSSRKLKRGGANLLAGRAFVNILFPFTYLEIQNQFDIDHALHWGTLPKILSLSSDAERKAYLRSYCLTYIKEEIQAEQIVRNLEPFREFLTVAAQSSGNIINYSSVSRDVGVQVPTVQSYFQILEETYLGLILPHYHRSVRKSQIQSPKFYFFDNGVKKALEASLDSKPVEGTSQFGDLFESFVIQEIHRLNEYFQRDFRLSFFQTKHGAEVDLVLSKGRQVILVEIKSTKRVDEIEVRKLARIAHDFGDQTRSFYLSRDKFQRIVDGVECWFWSDFPKNFFGASSMERFG